A region of Streptomyces sp. NBC_01264 DNA encodes the following proteins:
- a CDS encoding transposase, protein MIDRRLYFTKEWAADEERRELTGVPVGLRFATKPQLAADMLRAAGQGIPASFFLGDEVYGGRELRGVCRELGLGYVVAVRSNHQVTTPDGS, encoded by the coding sequence CTGATCGACCGGCGCCTGTACTTCACCAAGGAGTGGGCCGCAGATGAGGAACGCCGCGAGCTGACCGGCGTCCCGGTCGGGCTGCGCTTCGCGACCAAGCCGCAGCTCGCGGCGGACATGCTCCGCGCTGCCGGCCAGGGGATACCCGCCTCGTTCTTCCTGGGGGACGAGGTCTATGGAGGACGGGAACTACGTGGTGTCTGCCGTGAGCTGGGCCTGGGCTACGTCGTGGCCGTGCGCTCGAACCACCAGGTCACCACCCCGGACGGGAGCTGA
- a CDS encoding TetR/AcrR family transcriptional regulator: protein MAARVSSPRERYREQTRSEIKAAAVRQLAAGGVESVALLRIAKEIGMSGPALYRYFASRDDLLSEMVLDAYRGAAEVMHAVDAGGSSRTALHALTSAYRAWAMAQPHLYLLIQGTPVAGFTAPAETLLQARAVLGPFLSVFARGRPQPAVDPLLDGPRAWLSGEAEVAAWVGQWTDLSADAPAAAVALTGAVMAWTQMHGTVSLEVSGQFTGMGHDPALLLDVQTTLLADAFQLR from the coding sequence ATGGCGGCGCGCGTGAGCAGTCCGCGTGAGCGGTACCGGGAGCAGACCCGCTCCGAGATTAAGGCGGCGGCGGTCCGTCAGCTCGCCGCCGGCGGTGTCGAGAGCGTGGCGCTGCTGAGGATCGCCAAGGAGATCGGCATGTCCGGTCCGGCGCTCTACCGCTATTTCGCCAGCCGCGACGACCTCCTGTCGGAGATGGTGCTGGACGCCTACCGGGGCGCGGCCGAGGTGATGCACGCGGTGGACGCCGGCGGGTCGAGTCGCACCGCGCTCCATGCTCTGACCAGCGCCTACCGTGCATGGGCGATGGCGCAGCCCCACCTGTACCTGCTCATCCAGGGCACCCCCGTGGCGGGCTTCACCGCACCGGCGGAGACCTTGCTGCAGGCGCGTGCCGTCCTCGGACCGTTCCTGTCCGTCTTCGCCCGGGGACGCCCGCAGCCCGCAGTGGACCCGCTGCTGGACGGGCCGCGGGCCTGGCTGTCCGGGGAAGCGGAGGTAGCGGCCTGGGTCGGACAATGGACGGACCTGTCCGCCGACGCCCCCGCAGCGGCCGTCGCACTGACCGGGGCGGTCATGGCCTGGACGCAGATGCACGGGACGGTGAGTCTGGAAGTCTCGGGCCAGTTCACGGGCATGGGCCACGACCCGGCCCTCCTCCTCGACGTACAGACCACACTCCTCGCCGACGCCTTCCAGCTCCGCTGA
- a CDS encoding NAD-dependent epimerase/dehydratase family protein, whose product MAAAQGSLHTVLGSGPAGTSVALELVRRGHAVRLVDRSGSGEPLDGVERVAGDVATLEGALAAIEGADVVYHCVNVAYHLQVDVMPGIQEAVLGAVKRTGARLVVLDTLYPYGETHGEVMTEDTPWRATTAKGKMRAALDENYLAAHREGRAKVALGRSADFVGPRVLNSTMGGTVFPAALMGGEVLALGDIDLKHSYTNILDVARGLATLGENPQGDGRVWHLPTAPARTTREIFGLLGDLVGHSPETVTMDEPRPFGPFDETFMNSYAELFYQHTEPQIMDSTAFQQKFGVEPTAIEATLEETLEWYRGFLAAQSRG is encoded by the coding sequence ATGGCTGCAGCACAGGGTTCGCTCCACACCGTTCTGGGATCCGGTCCCGCCGGCACCTCCGTCGCCCTGGAGCTGGTGCGACGCGGGCATGCGGTACGCCTAGTGGACCGCTCCGGCTCGGGTGAGCCGCTGGACGGCGTTGAGCGAGTCGCGGGCGACGTCGCCACGCTGGAGGGGGCGCTCGCCGCGATCGAGGGCGCGGACGTCGTCTACCACTGCGTCAACGTCGCCTACCACCTCCAGGTCGACGTGATGCCCGGCATCCAGGAAGCCGTCCTGGGCGCGGTGAAGCGCACCGGCGCCCGCCTGGTTGTGCTGGACACGTTGTACCCGTACGGCGAGACCCATGGCGAGGTCATGACCGAGGACACTCCGTGGCGGGCGACCACCGCCAAGGGCAAGATGCGCGCCGCCCTGGACGAGAACTACCTCGCCGCCCACAGGGAAGGCCGCGCGAAGGTGGCTCTCGGCCGCTCGGCGGACTTCGTCGGGCCCCGCGTGCTGAACTCCACGATGGGCGGAACCGTGTTCCCCGCCGCGCTCATGGGCGGCGAGGTACTGGCGCTGGGCGACATCGACCTCAAGCACAGCTACACCAACATCCTCGACGTCGCCCGCGGCCTGGCCACGCTTGGCGAGAACCCGCAGGGCGACGGCCGGGTCTGGCACCTGCCCACCGCCCCGGCCCGCACCACCCGGGAGATCTTCGGCCTCCTGGGCGACCTGGTCGGCCACTCCCCGGAGACCGTCACCATGGACGAGCCGCGTCCCTTCGGGCCGTTCGACGAGACGTTCATGAACTCCTACGCCGAGCTCTTCTACCAGCACACCGAACCGCAGATCATGGACTCCACCGCCTTCCAGCAGAAGTTCGGCGTCGAGCCCACCGCGATCGAAGCCACCCTGGAGGAAACCCTGGAGTGGTACCGCGGCTTCCTCGCCGCCCAGTCGCGCGGCTGA